Proteins from a genomic interval of Candidatus Alcyoniella australis:
- the kdsB gene encoding 3-deoxy-manno-octulosonate cytidylyltransferase, whose protein sequence is MKQIIACIPARYQASRFPGKLLATLGDRPVIAHVVQRVQRARSVGEVIVATDDERIADAVRGLGATVKMTSQYHQSGTDRVAEAVRDIPCGIVVNVQGDEPFIEPESIDRAVHPLIVDPNCQLSTLVRPLRDPCELCDSSVVKVVRDADDWALYFSRSPIPFFRDLYPEPGCGLPQSVPDGVWAHIGLYVYRKRTLLELVNWGPCDLEKAEKLEQLRALYHGLRIRTVPVQGATIGIDTPDDLKRAEDILAAGD, encoded by the coding sequence ATGAAACAAATAATCGCCTGCATACCGGCTCGCTACCAGGCAAGTCGTTTCCCCGGAAAATTGTTGGCCACGCTCGGAGACAGGCCGGTTATCGCCCACGTAGTGCAGCGTGTGCAGCGCGCGCGCTCAGTGGGCGAGGTGATCGTGGCCACCGACGACGAGCGCATCGCCGACGCCGTGCGCGGACTGGGCGCGACGGTCAAGATGACGTCCCAGTACCACCAGTCGGGCACCGACCGCGTGGCCGAGGCCGTGCGCGACATCCCCTGCGGAATCGTGGTCAACGTCCAGGGGGACGAGCCGTTCATCGAGCCCGAATCCATTGACCGTGCGGTGCACCCCTTGATCGTCGATCCCAATTGCCAGCTCTCCACGCTGGTGCGGCCGCTACGCGATCCGTGCGAGCTTTGCGATTCGTCGGTTGTCAAAGTCGTACGCGACGCCGACGATTGGGCGCTGTACTTCAGCCGCTCGCCGATTCCGTTTTTTCGCGACCTGTACCCGGAGCCCGGATGCGGGTTGCCCCAAAGCGTGCCCGACGGCGTGTGGGCGCACATCGGCCTCTACGTCTATCGCAAGCGCACGCTGCTCGAGCTGGTCAACTGGGGACCGTGCGATTTGGAAAAGGCCGAAAAGCTCGAACAACTACGCGCGCTGTATCACGGTCTGCGCATTCGCACGGTACCGGTACAAGGCGCGACGATCGGCATCGACACCCCCGATGATTTAAAGCGGGCCGAGGACATCCTGGCTGCGGGGGACTGA